The following is a genomic window from Micrococcus cohnii.
GCCATCGAGCGGATGGACGAGGGCGGACAAATCGTGTTCGTCACCAGCCACCAGGCGCACTTCATCGACGAGGTCGAGACGATGGACTCCTATGAGCCTGTCGCCCGGTCCAAGCGGGCCGGCGAGGACGCGCTGCGCGAGCGCATCGAGACGATGAAGGCCAAGGGCATCGGCTTCGTCGTCGTCTCCGGCGACATGATTGAGGGGACCATCACCGCCACGCTGCTCAACCGGGCCGAGCCCGGTGCGATCGAGGCCCGGCGCGAGGCCGCCGGCAAGCTCTACTCCGTGGAGGAGTTCGCCGAGCAGATCGCGGCACTGGTGGGCCGGACCGACCTCGAGGTCGGCCACACCGAGCTGGTCGGCGGAGCTCGGGACTTCCTGAGCCGCTGATCTGCTGAACCCCGACAGGACGGATGAGAGGTCGCTCGGCCGGCACGAGCTCCGGGTCGGCCCCGTCCGGCTGGGCGGGCCTCGGCGCGTCGGCGCGGGAGTCGGCGATAGTCTGGGCCGCATGACTTCGCCGCAGTTCGATGACCACGACCTGTTCACCCCCGAGCCCGATGCCGTCGTGCAGCTGCGCTCGGTCACCGTGCGCCGCGGCGCCAAGGATCTGATCCGGGACATCGACTGGACCGTGCGCGACGGCGAACGCTGGATCGTGATGGGCCCCAACGGTGCCGGCAAGTCCACCCTGATGCAGGTCGCCGCCGCCCGCATGCACCCGAGTGTCGGCGACGTGGGGCTGCTCGATGAGGTTCTCGGTGAGGTCGACGTGTTCGAGCTGCGCCCGCGCATTGGCCTGTCCTCGGCACAGCTGGCCGGTCAGGT
Proteins encoded in this region:
- a CDS encoding SDR family oxidoreductase codes for the protein MSNQKDLQGKGVVVTGSSRGIGAATAGLLAERGAGVVVNYRQKAPRANKVVQRIEEAGGRAVAVGGDVTVAEDRAALLDAAIENFGSLDVLVLNASGGMESQFGEDYAMKLNRDAQAALADAAIERMDEGGQIVFVTSHQAHFIDEVETMDSYEPVARSKRAGEDALRERIETMKAKGIGFVVVSGDMIEGTITATLLNRAEPGAIEARREAAGKLYSVEEFAEQIAALVGRTDLEVGHTELVGGARDFLSR